The following nucleotide sequence is from Paeniglutamicibacter kerguelensis.
CCATGGACCGGGAGTCCATCCAGGTGCAATACGGCGGAGCACGCTTCGGCGAACTGGTGAACACCCAGCTGACCGAAAACATGGCCGGTGTCACCGAACAGATCAGCGACCTGGATCCGGCAGGCAAGCCCAAGATCGAAGAAGCCAAGAAGCTGCTCGAGGGCAAGGACTACCCGAAGAAGTTGGTTTACGGCTACTCCAACGCCACCGAGCGCTTCAAGAACGTCGGTACCGTCCTGCAACAGAATATGAAGGAAATCGGGATCAGTCTGGAGTTGCGTCCGATCCCTGCCGCGAACTACTACTCGACCCTCGCCGGCGAAGGCATGCCGGACATCGCACGCTCCGGCTGGTGCGGCGGTGCCGACTCTTCATCGGTGCGCATGACCGTGGACCCGAACCTCGGCCCGTCGCTGGATGGCAAGACCTACGGGTTCAGCAACATTCCGCGCTTCCACGGCGAAGCGCTCTCCAAGAAGATGTACGAGCTGCGTTCCGCCACCGGTACGGCCGAGGAACTGGGCGCCAAGTGGTCCGAGGTCTACAACGAGGTCATGGCCACCTACCCGCTGGTTCCTACCATGCACAGCTACACCAACTCCGTCGTCGGTTCCAACATCCGAAATGCCCAGGTCGGCTACTTCTTTGGCGCCATTGACCTGAATTCGGTCGGCGTCGCAGAGTAAGGCAACGGATCATGGCTAGTTTCCTCTTCCGCAGAATCGGCGCGATGCTCCTGCTGCTTCTCGTCGTCAGCTTCATTACCTTCACGCTGTTCCAATTCGGTCCCGCGGACCCCGCTTCCGCCGCGTGCGGCCAGGAGTGCACTCCCGATCGCGTCGAGCAGGCCAGGGTGGCGCTGGGCCTGGACAAGCCCTTCTTTGTCCAGTACCTGGCCTTCCTTTCGGGGCTGGTCGGTCCGCGCATGCTCGGGGCCCCGGGCGCCGAGCAGTACTGTGCCTGGCCTTGCCTCGGGAAGAGCTTCCAGACCAACGAGAACGTCACGGACATGGTTGCCAATGCCCTGCCGTACACGTTGTCGCTGGCCGTGGGCGCCGTGCTGTTGTGGACGATCTCGGGCGTGGGCCTCGGGTTGTACGCCGCACTGCGGAAGGGGAAACTAGCCGATCGCATCATTGTCGGTGCCTCGTCGATCGGTGTTTCGCTGCCGATCCCCGTCACCGGACTGGTGCTGTTGCTGGTCTTCGTCGGAACGCTGGGATGGTTTCCGTTCACCACCAACCAGATCCGGTCCCCGTTCGGCGAGGCGGGGTTCGGCGGCTGGACCGCCAACTACTTCCTGGCCTGGGTCGCCCTGGCGGTGCTTTTCTCGGCACAGTACGTGCGCATCACCCGAAGCAACATGATCGAGACCTTCTCAGAGGACTTCATGCGAACGGCACGGGCCAAGGGGCTGGCGCGCCAAACCATCGTGTTCAAGCACGGCGTGCGGGCCGGCATCACTCCGATCATCACGATGCTGGGCCTGGACCTCGGCGCGCTGCTGGGCGGTGCGGTGCTCACCGAGCAGATCTTCTCCGTGCCGGGACTGGGCTTCACCGCGGTGCGCGCGGCCACCAGCGGGGATTTGCCGGTGACCATGGCCATCACCATGCTTGCCGCCTTCTTCATAATTCTTTTCAACGTGATCGTGGACGTGTCCTACGCGTTCATCGATCCGAGAGTCAAGGTGGGCTAACCATGGAACCGATGCTGACGGTCAAGAACCTGAGCGTAAGATTCCCGACCGACGACGGACACGTGGCGGCCCTGAACGGCATGGACCTGACCTTGCATCGCGGGGAGACCGTGGGCCTGGTGGGCGAGTCAGGTTCCGGGAAATCCGTGACCAGCCAGGCCATCATGGGCCTGTTCAAGGAGACCCGTGCGCAGGTCGAAGGGGAGATCACCTTCGAGGGCACGGACCTGCTGGCCCTGGGGGAGGACGCCATGCGCGCCTACCGGGGGAAAAAGATCGGCATGATCTTCCAGGACCCGCTCTCGGCCATGCACCCCTTCTACACGGTCGGGTCACAGATCGCCGAGGCCTACCGGGTCCACAACAAGGTGTCGAAAAAGGCGGCCCGCGCGGTGGCCATCGAGATGCTGGGCAGGGTGGGCATTCCCGACCCCAAAAGGCGGGTGGACAGCTACCCCCATGAGTTCTCCGGCGGCATGCGCCAGCGCGCCATGATCGCCATGGCCCTGGTCTGCGAACCGGAGCTGCTGATCGCCGACGAACCGACCACTGCACTGGACGTCACCGTCCAGGCCCAGATCCTGGACCTCATCTCCGAGCTGCAGGCCGAGACGAACTCCGCTGTCATTTTCGTGACCCACGATCTGGGCGTGGTGGCCCAGCTGTGCCAGCGCGTGGTCGTCATGTATGGCGGCCAATGCGTCGAGCAGGCCACCGTGCGCCAGATATTCAAGCACCCGTCCCATCCCTACACCCGAGGACTGATGGCCTCGATGCCGCACCTGTCGGGCGAGGGCGACCGGCTGACACCGATCCCCGGCTCCCCGCCGGCGCTCCTGTCCCTGCCGCAGGGCTGCATCTTCGCCGACCGCTGCCAGTTCGCCCAGCTGGTTCCCGACAGCCTGTGCACCACGATGCGACCCGGCCTGCTGGTCGAGGGCGGGCATGCAGTGCGTTGCCACGCCCACGAGCTGGACCTGCTGGGCGAACACCACCTGATCGGAGCGGGATCGTGAACACGCCACTACTCGAGGTCACCGACCTGACAAAGCACTTCCCGACCAAGGGGACCATGGGCCGGACCACCGGGGTGGTCAAGGCAGTGGACGGCGTGAGCTTCACGCTCCAACGCGGAACGACGCTCGGCCTGGTTGGCGAGTCCGGCTGCGGAAAATCCACCACCGGCAAGGTGCTCATGCGGCTGCTGGATCCCACCAGCGGCAGCATCAAGCTGGACGGCGAGGAGGTCACCGGCCTGCGCGGCGGGCAGCTGGACGGATTCCGCCGGCGCGTGCAGATGGTCTTCCAGAACCCCGCCTCGTCGCTGAACCCGCGCCAGTCGATCGGCGCAACCATTGCGGCGCCCCTGGTCGAACAGCGCATCAAGCCCCCGGGCGGCATCAAGGCCACGGTGATGGACCTGATGGACAGGGTGGGCCTGCGCCCCGAGCACGTCAACCGTTTCCCGCACGAGTTCTCCGGCGGCCAGCGCCAGCGCATCGGCATAGCCCGGGCGCTGGCCCTGGAACCCGACGTGGTGATTTGCGACGAGCCGGTCTCCGCGCTGGATGTCTCGGTGCAGGCCCAGGTGGTGAACCTGCTCAAGGACATCCAGCGTGACACCGGGGTCGCCTACATCTTCATCGCCCACGACCTGGCGGTGGTCAAGCACATGGCCGACGAGGTGGCGGTGATGTACCTGGGCAAGATGATGGAAAAGGCGCCCAAGCACCAGATGTTCGCCGACCCGCGCCACCCCTACACCCGCGCGCTGCTCTCGGCCGTGCCCAGCGTCGACCTGGACGCCGCGCTGACCGAGCGCATCCGGCTGGGCGGGGACCTGCCTTCGCCCAGCGACCCGCCCTCGGGCTGCGTGTTCCGTACGCGCTGCCCCGCCTACCAGCTGCTGGACGAGGCAGGCCAGGCCCGCTGCACCAGCCAGGTGCCCGCCGGCGAATTGGCCTGCCACTTCCCGCAGGCACCGATGGCCATGGCAGCCATCGCCCAGAGATAGCACGACCCCCGATGAACCACCTGGAAGGAACACCCACATGCTGATCAGCAACGCCCGTCCCTGGGCCGGAAAAGCCAGCGACATCCTGATCGAGGACGGCAAGATCGCCGCGATCACCGAGCACGACCCGACCCGCGAGCTTGGCGCGGAGGACGTCGAGGGACGTAGCCGGATCCTGATTCCCTCGTTCTCCGACGTGCACGTGCACCTGGACTCGACCCGCATCGGCCTGCCGTTCCGCAAGCACACGGGCCGCCCCGGGGTGTGGGGCATGATGAGCAATGACCGCGAGCACTGGCGGGACGCCGAAACCGGGTTGGAAGAACGCGTGGCCGAAACGCTGGAGCGCATGATCGCCCGCGGCACCACCCGGGTGCGCTCGTTCGCCCAGGTGGATGTCGACTGCAAGCTCGAGAAGTACGAGGCCGTCGTGGCGGCGAAGGAAAAATTCGCCGACCAGGCCGACGTGCAGATCATGGTGTTCCCACAGGCAGGGATCCTGCTGGAACCGGGCACCGAGAGGTACCTGGAGGACGCGCTGCGGGCGGGCGCCGACGTCATGGGCGGCATCGACCCCTGCGAGTTGGAACGGGACCCGGTGCGCCACCTGGACGTGGTGTTCGGGCTGGCCGAGAAGTACCAGGTCGAGGTGGACATCCACCTGCACGAAGCCGGCACCCAGGGGGTCTTTTCGGCCGACCTGATCGCCGAGCGCACCCGGGCCCTGGGCATGCAGGGCAAGGTCAACCTCTCGCACGCCTACGAGCTGGGCAGCGTCAATGCCGCAACCAGCCGCCGGCTGATCGACACGTTCGCCGAACTGGACATCTCGCTGACGTCGGTGGCGCCGAGCACCTCCAACCACTTGCCGATGGTGGACCTGGCCGAGGCCGGGGTGCGCTTCGGGCTGGGCGAGGACGGGCAGCGGGACTACTGGAGCCCGTACGGCAACTGCGACCTGCTGGACCGGACCTGGCAACTGGCCTTCGTCAACGGTTTCCGCAAGGACGAGCTGATCGAACACTCCCTGGCCGTGGCGACCATCGGCGGCGCCTCGATCATGGACCACGACGTGCCGCGCCTGGCCTCCGTGGCCGACCGCCCGGGCGTTGCCGTGGGCGACCGCGCCGACCTGGTGCTGGTCGACGGCGAGACCATCGCCTCCACGGTGATGGACCGGGGCACCGACCGCACCGTCATCCACGACGGGCGCGTTGTTGCCGACGGGCTGAAGGTCCTTTCCGTGGAACGCAGCCGCTAAGCACCGGCCGCCGCACGATCCATTGGCCGGCGGGGCCCGCCGGCCGTTGGGCCTTCCATGTAGCAACTGCAACTGCAACTGCAAGAACAAGAACAAGAACAAGAACAAGAAGCAGGGCAAACGGGCGATCGCGGCATTGCCGCACGTACCAACACGTACCAACATGAGGGAGCAGAAATTGGGTCGTATCACCCGGGTCAGGGCGGCATTCGTCATCGGCTACGCGGACGGGGACCACTGCATCTGGCCCAGGGGGGAGTTGGTGCACGAGGACGACGTCGTCGTCTTTGTGGGCCGCGGCTACGAGGGGCGCGTTGATGTGGAAATCGACGCGGGCCACGCCATCGTCTCGCCCGGGTTCATCGACCTGAACGCCCTGGCGGACATCGACCACGCGATCTTCGACTCGTGGCCCACGGGCGATAGCCGGCTGGGCCTGGCCTGGTCCCAGGAGTACCTGGCCGGCCACGGACCGGTGTTCACCGAAGAGGAAGAACTCTTCCGGCGGCAGTTTGCGCTCAGCCAGCTGGTGCGCAACGGCATCACCACGATCATGCCGATCGCCGCGGAGACCTACAAGCCCTGGTGCGAGGACTATGCCGACGCGGCGCAGTTGGCCGCGGCCGTGACCGGGATCGGGCTGCGCGCCTACCTGGGCCCCAGCTACCGCACCCACGTCCCCTACACCGACGGCACCGCCACGCTGCTCCACGAGGACGAGGCGAAGGGGCTGGACGGCCTGGCGCAGGCGATCCAATTCTGCCGGGACCACGAGGACACCGCCGGCGGGCTGATCCGCACCGCGCTGCTGCCGGCGCGCATCGAGACGCAGACCGAGCGGACGCTGAAAATGACGCGTGCCGCCGCCGACGAGCTCGGGGTCCCGGTCCGCCTGCACGCGGCCCAGGGCCTGTTCGAGGTCGGGGAAATTCTCGCCCGCACCGGGCTGCGCCCCATCCCGTACCTCGAGTCGATCGGGTTCCTGAAGGAGAAGACCTTCGTCCCGCACGCCTGGACGGTGCCCGGGCACCGCCACATGCCCGGGCACTTCGGGCAGGGCGACGACGTCAAGATCCTGGCCGAGCACGGGACCACCGTGATCTTCTGCCCGATCCCCACCGCCCACTACGGGGTCTGCCTGGAGGACTTCGATGCGTACCGGGCCAAGGGCGTCCGCGTGGTGCTGGGCACCGATTCGGCCCCGCCGAACATGATCCGCGCCATGGACCTGGCCATGGGAATGACCAAGGCGAGCACCGGGGACCGGACCAGTGCCCAGTCCGAGGACCTCTACCGGGCCGCGACCCTGGACCCCGCGGCCGCGCTGGGCCGCGACGACCTGGGACGGCTGGCCGCCGGCGCCCAGGCCGACTACTTCGTGCTGGACCTGGGCGGGACCCACATCGGGCCGCACGGGGACCCGGTCCGCACGCTGGTCATGAACTGCGACGGCCGTGACGTGACCCGGGTGGTGGTCGCCGGGCGGACCGTCGTGGAAGACAAACGGATCGTGACCGTCGAGACCGGCTCCTACGCCGGGCGCGCCCAGCGCTTCCTGGAAAAGTACATGGCCTCCTTCAGCCTCAGCGACTTCAGGAAGCGCCCGACGAACGAACTCTTCCCCTCCAGCTTCCCGCTGCGCTGACACCGGCCGCGCCTGAGGACGGTTGCCAAGGAGTGCGGGACAACCTGCGGCGGGATTGGCCGCCGGACCGTTGGCGAAGGATCAACAACCGCGGCGTGGCAAGGTGCTTTCCCGTTGCCGCTCCCTCATATGCTGGGGGCATGACAAGGATCCTGCACCTGGCCGAGACCGAACACTGGCTCCAAGCGAAGAAATCCGGCGTGTACAGCCGATCGACCCGCGGCGCGAGCCTCGAGGACGTCGGGTTCATCCACTGTTCCTCGCAGGAGCAGCTTCCCGTGGTTGCCGGGTTCATCTACGCGGACTATCCCGGGCAGCTGGTGGTGCTGGAACTCGACGGTCCCGCCATCGAGGCCGCCGGAATCGAGATCAGGCACGAGGACGGCGGCGACGGCGAGCTGTACCCGCACGTCTACGGCCCACTGAAACGCGAGTGGGTGAAGGCGGCCCATCCGGCGCGGATGGTCAATGGTGCGTTGGTGGTTGGATGACAGGGCTTGCCTGGGACGGTTACGTCAACGCCCGGGACCTGGGCGGGATGCCGGCTCCGCTCGCCCGGGACGGGGTCACAGTGTACGGCCGGATTGCGCGCGGGCCCCGTCGTGAGCGCCTGACGAGTGCGGGCTGGGCCGAGGCGCGTGCGTGGGGGATTTCCTCGGTCGTGGACCTGCGCTGCCCCTATGAGGTCGGCGTGCGGGACTCGGATCCCGTGGTTGCCGCGCAGGCGTTCGGGGACCTTGCGATCGTGAATGCGCCGACGGAGGACCAGACGGATCCGGCATTCCGGGAGGCCTGCTTCCCGATCCTCGATTCACCGGAATACTGGAGCCACAACTGGCGCCTGCAACCCCACCTGGTGCGGGCAACGTTCGAGGCCATTGCGTCCGCCGAGCCGGGCGTGCTGGTCCACTGCAGCGCCGGACGCGACCGCACCGGAATGATCTGCGCGTTGCTGCTGGGCAATGCCGGGGTCGATCCCGACGCAGTTGCCGGCGACTATGCCGCATCGGTCCGCGCCATGGCAGGGGCTGCGCACCACTCGCCGACAGTGGATCGCCAGGCAGAGTGGTCGCCGGAAGAGGTCGAGGTCTGGCTCGGCGGCAAGACCGCCATCGTTCGCGACGTGGCGGTGAATGCGCGGGACGTCCTTGACATGCTCAAGGTGCCGGCGGCGGTGAGCGAATCATTGCGGTCGATGCTCATCGACGGTTAGCCGGGCACGGCGGGAAGCCGTGGAAGAATCGACACATGGGATCGATGGAACAGACGGCAGGCAAGTCCAAACAACCCGTCGCCACGTGGACACTCATGGCCGCGGCACTTGCCATCACGCTGCTCCTGCCGGATTGGGCAGGTTCCGGAAGCCCGCGCTCCCCGTGGCTCCTTGCCTCGCCCGCCGTACTGGGGCTGGCCGGGGCGTTCCTTGCCGCGCGGCAAGACAGCCCGGGGTGGATGGTGGCCTCCGGTGTCTGGGGCATCGCATTGATTCCAGCGCTCATCTTCATCGTCACACTGGTCGGCGGACCGTAGCAGGGCTTATTTGCTGCGGGAAAGCGTCGTTGAAACGCCGTGAACCAACGCCTCTAGCGGGCCGCGGCGCCCCATGAACTTCAGCAGCAGCCCCAGCAACAGGGCGGCCACGACGTAGATGACGAACAACACGTTCCTCGGCAGGGGAGCCGAAACATCGCTGAAAAGATCCAGCGCCACCAAATGCCCTGCGTAAATGGTGAGGGTTGCGGCACCGGCTCCGGTCAACGGCCACAGCAGCATCTCGCCCACGCCGCCCAGCAGCGCGGTGAACGCCATGCACAGGAGTTGGGCCGCACCGAGGACCACCAACGCGCAGCCCGTCACATGCAGGACGTCCAGCGGTGCGCCGCTGTGCGGTGTGGAGATGGCCAGGAACCAGGGTGTGTCCATGGCACCGTCCAGCCGTTGGCCGGTCGCCAGGGCAACCTCTAGGCCATTGGCATTGAGCTCCGTTGCCGACCGAAGCGACTTGAGGGCCCCGGGGAGCTCCAGCAGCCGCTCGGAGGCAAGCTTTGATCCCACGGCCATCGCCGAGCCCGCAACCAGCAGGCCCAGCGCCACCGGTGGCCGGGAGAGGGCCAGACGGCCGACAAACAGGCCGGTGAGCAGGAAACCGAACCACACCAGCAACGGGTAGTAGCCGGTGAGAAAAACGTCCGCCGCGAACACCAGCGGGGTCGCAAGGTCCGTGAAACCGGGGGAGTTGCCCAACCTGAACGGATCCATGACCCCCTCGACCCACGGGCGCAGCACGTAATAAAGCAAGGGGGAGAGCAGCAGCCAGCCGGCGGCCCACCAGGCCAGCGTCCGCCGGCGCATGTTCAGGAACGGGACAGCGGCAATGAAAAGCAGCGCGTAGTGCACCAGGATGACCGCGACGTTCGTGTCCAGGGCAGCGAGGCCAAAGCCGATCAGGGCGATCAGCCAGGCCCGGATGAGCACGCTGCGCCGCAGGGCGCCGAGCCTGCTCGCGGCCGGGCCCGCGGCGCCGCCGGTGAGCAGCGCCAGGCCAACGCCGGCAAGCAGCACGAACAGGGCGGAGGCCCGTCCAGAAAAGAGGGTGGCGGCCCAGGACGGGGCAAACCCGTCGCCGGCGAGGGCCACCCGCAGCGGCAGGATATGCACGGCCATCATGCCAATGAGCGCGAGGGCCCTGGCCAGGTCCACGCCGAGGATGCGTGGTGATCCACCTGCGGGGCGTGAACCGCGGCTTCCGGCCTTGGCTCCCCGGGACGAAGTTTCGGTCATTGTTACAGCCTATTGCCTGGCGCCGAATGAACCCTTGGGGCGCGCAAAGTGTAACGTTGATGTCATGGCTGAATCTGCGTTGAATACCCCACGTCCGAATTACACCCTGGGAACGGTGCTCACCGCCATGGTGACCCCCTTCAAGGACAACGGGGAGGTCGACTACGAAGCAACCGCCAAGCTGGCGAACAAGCTTGTCGACGACGGCTGCGACGGCCTGGTGGTCACCGGCACCACCGGCGAAACCTCGACGCTGACCGACGAGGAAAACCTCGCCATGTTCGCGGCCGTGCGCGACGCCGTGGGCGACCGCGCCAAGATCATCGCCGGAACCGGCACCAACGACACCCGCCACTCCATCAGCCTCTCCCAGCGCGCCGCCGCACTGGGAGGCATCGACGGACTGCTGCTCGTCACCCCGTACTACAACAAGCCGTCGCAGGCCGGCGTCAAGGCCCACTTCGAGGCCGTCGCCTCCGCCACCGACCTGCCCGTCATGCTCTATGACATCCCCGGCCGCGCGGGCATCCCGATCGAACCCGAAACCATCATCGAGCTGTCCAAGCACCAGAACATCGTGGCGCTGAAGGACGCGAAGGCCGACTACCAGTCGACCACCACGGTGCTGGGCGCCACCGACCTCGACGTCTACTCGGGCGACGACGGACTGACCCTGCCACTGATGGCAGCCGGCGCCGTGGGCGTCGTCTCGGTGACCGCGCACATCGCCGCGGCCCAGTACCGCATCCTGGTCGACGCCATGCTCGCGGGCGACCTGGCCACGGCCCGCGCCACCCACTTTGCCCTGGACCCGATCCAGCGCGCCGTGATGAGCCACATCCAGGGCGCCGTCTCGGCAAAACACATTCTTCACTGGCAGGGTGTCCTGCCGAACACCGTTGTCCGGCTGCCACTTGTGGCTCCGTCGGAAGCGGAACTCGATTCCATCCGCACCGATTTGCGCGAGGGCGGATGGGAGCTCTAGAAAGGTAAGCAATTCATGACCGAATCTTCCGTTGGGGTCACCGAACCGGTGCTCCACTCCTTGCCGCCCAAGCTCCAACAGGGCACCTTGCGCATCGTGCCGCTCGGTGGCCTGGGTGAGATCGGGCGGAACATGGCCGTCTTCGAAATCGACGGCAAGCTGCTGATCGTCGACTGTGGACTGCTCTTCCCCGAGGAGCACCAGCCGGGCGTCGATGTCATCCTGCCCGATTTCAGCTACATCAAGGACCGCCTCGATGACGTCGTCGGGCTCGTGCTCACGCACGGCCACGAGGACCACATCGGTGCCGTTCCGTACCTGTTGCGCCTGCGCGGGGACATCCCGCTGATCGGCTCGCGGCTGACCCTCGCGCTGATCTCGGCCAAGCTGGAGGAGCACCGCATCAAGCCGGTGCTGCGCCAGGTTGTCGAGGGCGACGTGGAGACCTTCGGCCCGTTCGAGACCGAATTCGTTGCCGTCAACCACTCGATCCCGGACGCACTTGCCGTGTTCATCCGCACGGATGCCGGCAACGTGCTGCACACCGGCGACTTCAAGATGGACCAGCTGCCGCTTGATGGCCGCATCACCGACCTGCGCCACTTCGCGCGCCTGGCTGACGAGGGCGTCGACTTGTTCATGCCCGACTCGACCAACGCGGACGTCCCCGGCTTCACCACCGCGGAAAAGGAAATCGGTCCGGTGCTCGAGGGCCTGTTCGGCCGCGCGCGCAAGCGCATCATCGTCGCATCGTTCTCCTCACACATGCACCGCGTGCAGCAGGTCATCGACGCCGCACAGGTCCACGGGCGCAAGGTGGCCTTCATCGGCCGCTCGATGGTCCGCAACATGACCATCGCCGAGAAGCTCGGCTACCTGCACATACCGCCGGGAATCCTGGTGGACATGAAGAACGTGGACAAACTGCCTGACAACAAGGTCGTGTTGATGTCCACCGGTTCGCAGGGCGAGCCGATGGCCGCGCTCTCCCGCATGGCCACCGGCGACCACCGCATCCAGGTGGGCCCGGGCGACACCGTCATCTTGGCCTCCTCGCTGATCCCGGGCAACGAGAACTCGGTGTTCCGCGTGATCAACGGCCTGATGCGCCTGGGCGCCGACGTCATCCACAAGGGCATGGCCAAGGTGCACGTCTCCGGCCACGCATCTGCCGGCGAGCTGCTGTACTGCTACAACATCCTGCAGCCGCTGAACGTCATGCCGGTGCACGGTGAGACCCGCCACCTGATCGCCAACGCGCGCCTTGCGGCGCAGTCCGGTGTCCCGGCCCAGAACGTGCTGCTCACCGAGGACGGCTCCGTCGTCGACCTCAAGGACGGCGTGGCGAAGCTCGTCGGCCAGGTCGATTGCGGCTTCGTGTATGTGGACGGCTCCAAGGTCGGCACCATCACCGACGAGGACCTCAAGGACCGCGTCACGCTGGCCGAGGAGGGCTTCATCTCGGTGATCTCCGTGATCAACCGCCAGTCCGGCAAGCTGATTTCCGGCCCCGAGATCCACGCCCGCGGCGTGGCCGAGGACGACAACGTCTTTGACGAGATCAAGCCGAAGATCGCCGAAGCCATCGAGGATGCAGTGCGCAACAACCCGACGCACACCACCCACCAGCTGCAGCAGATCGTCCGCCGCGTCATCGGTTCATGGGTTTCGCGCAAGCTGCGCCGCAAGCCGATGATCGTGCCCGTGGTCCTGGAGGCCTAGGAGACGAACGCGGGGTAGTTCAATACCTCACATTGGCTCTCAAAAGCCCCCGGAACCCGCGCCGAACGCGCGGGTTCCGGGGGCTTTTGTGCGTGTAAATCCGGGCCGCCCCGCCCGATCCACGGTAGCCTTGCAATCATGGCCACCCGCACTCCCTCCGGCAACTCGAAGGCCCCTGCCCGCTCCTCGAGCGGCACCGGGTCACGATCCAAGAGCACCAAGACAGCAAAGAGCGCACCCGCTTCGCCCGTGCACGATTTCCCGCTGCCCGTGCGCATGATCCGTTCGGCCTGGATGGGCATCGCCCGGGTGGTGGCAGGCGCGTTCCGCAAGATCGGCCGCGACGTGCACCCTCCCTACGAGGTGCGCCGCGACGGCACCGGGCTGTTCCTTGTCATCCTGGCCATGGTCATTGCCTCGGTCGAATGGTGGGGGCTGCGCGGGGTGGGCTGGTACGGCACGTTCGTGCACTCGGTGGCCGGGGGTACCTTCGGCTTCATGGCGGCCTTCATGCCGCCGATCCTGCTGGTCGGCGCCGTCAGGCTCTTCCGCTGGCCGGAGGAACACCGCGCCAACAACCGGGTGGGCATCGGCCTGGCGCTGCTCACCGTGGCCGGGGCCGGCATCGCCCACGTGGTCGGCGGCATCCCGGCGCTGAACGCCCCCTTCGACGAACTCTGGGCCGCCGGCGGCGTGCTCGGGGCCCTGGCCACGGTCCCGCTGGCCGGGCTCATCAAGGCCCCCGGCACCATGGTGGCCATGATAGCGCTCGCGCTGTTGAGCCTGATGATCCTCACCGCCACCCCGCTCAAGCAGGTCCCCGCCCGCATCCGCGAGGGCTACGACAAGCTCATGGGCCAGGCCCCGGACGAGGCCCCGGCCCCCACCCGCCGCGGCGTGAAGCTCGACGCCGAGGAACACGACCAGTCCTACCTCTACGACGAACTGCCGGCGCCCAAGAAACCGCGGAAGAAGACGCGGCTCTTCGGCAAGGACCGCGACGCGGACGCGCTGGATTCAACGGAGGACCTCGCCGGGTACACCGGGGACGTCGCCTACGACAAGGCCGTCATCACCGACGACCACGGCCTGCCGCTGGCCCAGGACCCGTCGGTGGACCTCTACGACGAATCGGTCGAGCCCGAGTACCCGGAACCGTCCATCCGCCCCGGCGTGCGCCGGCCCACCAAGGCCGAACGCGACATG
It contains:
- a CDS encoding oligopeptide/dipeptide ABC transporter ATP-binding protein: MNTPLLEVTDLTKHFPTKGTMGRTTGVVKAVDGVSFTLQRGTTLGLVGESGCGKSTTGKVLMRLLDPTSGSIKLDGEEVTGLRGGQLDGFRRRVQMVFQNPASSLNPRQSIGATIAAPLVEQRIKPPGGIKATVMDLMDRVGLRPEHVNRFPHEFSGGQRQRIGIARALALEPDVVICDEPVSALDVSVQAQVVNLLKDIQRDTGVAYIFIAHDLAVVKHMADEVAVMYLGKMMEKAPKHQMFADPRHPYTRALLSAVPSVDLDAALTERIRLGGDLPSPSDPPSGCVFRTRCPAYQLLDEAGQARCTSQVPAGELACHFPQAPMAMAAIAQR
- a CDS encoding DUF952 domain-containing protein; its protein translation is MTRILHLAETEHWLQAKKSGVYSRSTRGASLEDVGFIHCSSQEQLPVVAGFIYADYPGQLVVLELDGPAIEAAGIEIRHEDGGDGELYPHVYGPLKREWVKAAHPARMVNGALVVG
- a CDS encoding amidohydrolase family protein — encoded protein: MLISNARPWAGKASDILIEDGKIAAITEHDPTRELGAEDVEGRSRILIPSFSDVHVHLDSTRIGLPFRKHTGRPGVWGMMSNDREHWRDAETGLEERVAETLERMIARGTTRVRSFAQVDVDCKLEKYEAVVAAKEKFADQADVQIMVFPQAGILLEPGTERYLEDALRAGADVMGGIDPCELERDPVRHLDVVFGLAEKYQVEVDIHLHEAGTQGVFSADLIAERTRALGMQGKVNLSHAYELGSVNAATSRRLIDTFAELDISLTSVAPSTSNHLPMVDLAEAGVRFGLGEDGQRDYWSPYGNCDLLDRTWQLAFVNGFRKDELIEHSLAVATIGGASIMDHDVPRLASVADRPGVAVGDRADLVLVDGETIASTVMDRGTDRTVIHDGRVVADGLKVLSVERSR
- a CDS encoding ABC transporter ATP-binding protein; its protein translation is MEPMLTVKNLSVRFPTDDGHVAALNGMDLTLHRGETVGLVGESGSGKSVTSQAIMGLFKETRAQVEGEITFEGTDLLALGEDAMRAYRGKKIGMIFQDPLSAMHPFYTVGSQIAEAYRVHNKVSKKAARAVAIEMLGRVGIPDPKRRVDSYPHEFSGGMRQRAMIAMALVCEPELLIADEPTTALDVTVQAQILDLISELQAETNSAVIFVTHDLGVVAQLCQRVVVMYGGQCVEQATVRQIFKHPSHPYTRGLMASMPHLSGEGDRLTPIPGSPPALLSLPQGCIFADRCQFAQLVPDSLCTTMRPGLLVEGGHAVRCHAHELDLLGEHHLIGAGS
- a CDS encoding tyrosine-protein phosphatase, coding for MTGLAWDGYVNARDLGGMPAPLARDGVTVYGRIARGPRRERLTSAGWAEARAWGISSVVDLRCPYEVGVRDSDPVVAAQAFGDLAIVNAPTEDQTDPAFREACFPILDSPEYWSHNWRLQPHLVRATFEAIASAEPGVLVHCSAGRDRTGMICALLLGNAGVDPDAVAGDYAASVRAMAGAAHHSPTVDRQAEWSPEEVEVWLGGKTAIVRDVAVNARDVLDMLKVPAAVSESLRSMLIDG
- a CDS encoding ABC transporter permease → MASFLFRRIGAMLLLLLVVSFITFTLFQFGPADPASAACGQECTPDRVEQARVALGLDKPFFVQYLAFLSGLVGPRMLGAPGAEQYCAWPCLGKSFQTNENVTDMVANALPYTLSLAVGAVLLWTISGVGLGLYAALRKGKLADRIIVGASSIGVSLPIPVTGLVLLLVFVGTLGWFPFTTNQIRSPFGEAGFGGWTANYFLAWVALAVLFSAQYVRITRSNMIETFSEDFMRTARAKGLARQTIVFKHGVRAGITPIITMLGLDLGALLGGAVLTEQIFSVPGLGFTAVRAATSGDLPVTMAITMLAAFFIILFNVIVDVSYAFIDPRVKVG
- a CDS encoding chlorohydrolase family protein, with translation MREQKLGRITRVRAAFVIGYADGDHCIWPRGELVHEDDVVVFVGRGYEGRVDVEIDAGHAIVSPGFIDLNALADIDHAIFDSWPTGDSRLGLAWSQEYLAGHGPVFTEEEELFRRQFALSQLVRNGITTIMPIAAETYKPWCEDYADAAQLAAAVTGIGLRAYLGPSYRTHVPYTDGTATLLHEDEAKGLDGLAQAIQFCRDHEDTAGGLIRTALLPARIETQTERTLKMTRAAADELGVPVRLHAAQGLFEVGEILARTGLRPIPYLESIGFLKEKTFVPHAWTVPGHRHMPGHFGQGDDVKILAEHGTTVIFCPIPTAHYGVCLEDFDAYRAKGVRVVLGTDSAPPNMIRAMDLAMGMTKASTGDRTSAQSEDLYRAATLDPAAALGRDDLGRLAAGAQADYFVLDLGGTHIGPHGDPVRTLVMNCDGRDVTRVVVAGRTVVEDKRIVTVETGSYAGRAQRFLEKYMASFSLSDFRKRPTNELFPSSFPLR